A genomic stretch from Thalassophryne amazonica chromosome 18, fThaAma1.1, whole genome shotgun sequence includes:
- the LOC117530542 gene encoding uncharacterized protein LOC117530542 gives MNKSEQQQHERYKTVRWTIEEKKKIFHCFTYSRHEKWGRRTKAVFEERIKKEDLPTEKKEATTTAKLQSIASQITKYLTAEEIQRIKEDAQKEAIKDHQSMEEGKQLEFERSQWKREEEWVLLWAVEYAKAKYTNRKERCREWQRIFHHHCPSKKDIAKGRLTSQRRKFIAYKHFTDAEIQVMQQEVGQMVRDGICPLSQPIGPPRNDCPQKTSIQQRAPDQASLSHQRGRGQTQPQHNRSQTAPQPQNNVQMHPDPQQWELEKELANKIEEAEIKSRDLPHGILGRPKP, from the coding sequence ATgaacaagtcagagcaacagcagCATGAAAGGTACAAGACTGTAAgatggaccattgaagagaagaaaaagatctttcactgcttcacttactcaaggcatgagaagtggggcaggaggacaaaggcagtatttgaagaGAGGATAAAAAAAGAGGATTTACCAActgaaaagaaagaagccaccacaactgcaaaGCTACAATCGATTGCCTCTCAAATCACAAAATATCTGACAGCAGAAGAAATACAAAGAATAAAGGAAGATGCCCAAAAAGAAGCAATAAAGGATCACCAGTCAATGGAGGAAGGGAAACAGCTTGagtttgaaaggagtcagtggaagagggaggaagagtgggtaCTGCTGTGGGCAGTGGAATATGCCAAAGCAAAATACACCAACAGGAAAGAAAGATGTAGAGAATGGCAAagaatattccaccaccactgcccaagtaagaaagacataGCAAAAGGGCGACTCACCAGCCAAAGACGCAAGTTTATCGCATATAAACACTTCACGGATGCGGAAATACAAGTGATGCAACAGGAGGTTGGGCAAATGGTCAGGgacggcatctgccctctgagTCAACCTATTGGACCacctagaaatgactgtcctcagAAAACAAGCATCCAACAAAGAGCACCAGACCAAGCCAGTCTCTCACACCAAAGAGGTAGGGGtcaaacacagccccaacacaatAGGAGCCAAACGGCACCTCAACCACAAAACAATGTACAGATGCACCCAGACCCACAGCAGTGGGAATTAGaaaaggaattggcaaataagattgaggaAGCAGAgattaagagcagagatctcccacatGGCATTTTGGGAAggccaaaaccataa